The Clostridia bacterium genomic interval TGCCGAACGGTCAGTATAATGTTGATACGGAAATAATCAAAGTAAAAACTCCTTCGGGAGATATAGTCGCTCTTCCCATGTGGCAGGAATGGCCTATAAGAGTGCCGCGCCCGTTTGAAAAGCGCATACCGATAGATACGCCGCTCGTAACGGGCCAGCGCGTTATCGACACGCTCTTCCCCATCGCCAAGGGCGGCTGCGCCGCTATCCCCGGCGGTTTCGGTACGGGCAAAACGATGACTCAGCACCAGCTTGCAAAGTGGTGCGACGCAGACATCATAGTATACGTAGGCTGCGGCGAGCGCGGAAACGAGATGACGCAGGTACTCGACGAGTTCGCAGAGCTTATCGACCCTAAGTCAAACGAAAAGCTCACGAACCGTACCGTGCTTATTGCAAATACGTCAAACATGCCTGTTGCCGCGCGTGAGGCTTCTATCTACACGGGCATAACCTTGGGCGAGTTCTACCGCGACATGGGCTACCACGTTGCAATAATGGCCGACTCCACCTCGCGCTGGGCCGAGGCCCTTCGTGAGATATCCGGACGACTTGAGGAAATGCCCGCCGAGGAAGGTTACCCCGCATATCTCCCCTCGCGTCTGGCGGCCTTCTACGAGCGCGCAGGCTTCGTTCACGCGCTTTCGGGACAGGACGGTTCGGTATCTATAATCGGCGCCGTATCCCCGCAGGGCGGCGACTTCTCTGAGCCCGTAACGCAGAATACGCAGAGATTTACGCGCTGCTTCTGGGCGCTTGATAAGCAGCTTGCATATGCGCGTCACTATCCGTCGATAAACTGGCTGCAAAGCTACAGCGAATATTTTACCGACCTCGCTCCGTGGTTCTCTGATAAGGTAAACGAAAAATTTGCTCCCTACCGCACGCGCCTCATGGCACTTTTACAGGAAGAGAGCAGACTTATGGAAATAGTTAAGCTCATCGGCGGCGACTTTTTGCCCGACGATCAGAAGCTTATCATTGAGATCGCAAGAGTAATAAGAGTCGGATTCCTTCAGCAGAACGCGTTCCACGCAAGCGATACATACGTTCCCCTTGAAAAGCAGTTCAAGATGATGGAGGTTATCGTTTACCTTTACAATGCGGCGCTTGAGCTTGTCGGCATGAGCGTTCCGATGTCCGTCATCCTCGGTTCAGGACTCTTTGAAAGTCTTATTAAGATCAAATACGACGTTCCGAACGATCAGATCGAGCTTATCGACGGCTATAAGACGCAGATAGACGAGTTCGTAGAAAAGACGAAAAAGGAGTATGCGAACATATTAACATTGAATATTTAGGACTTAGTGAGATAAACGGTCCGCTTATCGCTATTGACAACGTAAAGGGCGCATCCTTTGAGGAAATGGTCGAGATAGCCGTTGAAGGCGGCGAGAACCGCATGGGCCGTATCGTACAGATGTACGGCGACAAGGCTATCGTTCAGGTGTTCGAGGGTACGAGCGGTCTTTCGAGAAAGAACACGCGCGCCCGCTTTACGGGCAAGCCCATGGAAATGCCGGTATCGCGCGAGCTTCTCGGCCGCGTATTCGACGGCGCAGGCCGCCCGATAGACGGACTTGGCGAGATATTCGCCGAAAAGCGCGTAGATGTAAACGGAAAGCCTATAAATCCGGCTGCCCGCACATATCCGCGTAACTATATAAGAAGCGGCATATCTACGATAGACGCGCTTTCTACCATCATCCGCGGACAGAAGCTGCCCATATTCTCCGGCGCAGGTATGCCCCACGACCAGTTGGCCGTTCAGATAGTTAAGCAGGCTCAGATAATGGGCTCCGGCGAGGAATCGAGCGAGGACTTCGCTATAGTATTCGCCGCAATGGGCGTTAAAAACGACGTTGCCGACTACTTTAGAAGAAGCTTTGAGGAAAGCGGCGTTTTGGAGCGCGTTTCCATGTTCTTAAACCTCTCGAACGACCCCATAGTCGAGCGTATACTTACTCCGCTCTGCGCGCTCACCGCGGCGGAATACCTTGCGTTCGACCTCGGTATGCAGATACTCGTTATCATGACCGACATGACCTCCTACGCAGAGGCGCTGCGTGAGTTCTCGTCGTCAAAGGGCGAGATCCCCGGCCGTAAGGGTTATCCGGGCTATCTTTACTCCAACCTTGCAACGCTTTATGAGAGAGCGGGCATCATACAGGGCTCCAAGGGCTCCATAACCCAGATCCCGATACTTACGATGCCCAACGACGATATAACGCACCCCGTTCCCGACCTTACGGGATACATCACCGAGGGGCAGATAGTTCTTGACAGAACGCTCGACCAGTCGGGTATATATCCGCCCATCTCCGTGCTTCCGTCGCTTTCGCGACTTATGAAGGACGGTATCGGTAAGGGCTTTACGCGCGAGGACCATCCTCCCCTGTCGAACCAGCTCTTCTCCGCTTACGCAAAGGTAATGGACGCGCGTTCGCTCGCGTCGGTAATCGGCGCCGACGAGCTTTCGGAGAACGATAAGAAGTATCTCGAATTCGGCCGTCAGTTCGAAGAGCGCTTTGTAACGCAGGGCATAAACGAGAACCGCACTACGGAGTATTCGCTCGACTTAGGCTGGGAGCTTCTTACGCTCTTGCCCGAAAGCGAGCTTGACCGTATCGATAAGGAGCTGCTTGCTAAGTATTACAAGAAGCAAAACACCACACAGCCCAGGAGTGATGCGTAATGGATATGTCCCTGTTCCCAACGAAAAGTAATCTCATGAAGGCTAAGCATTCGCTTGAGCTTGCCCAGTTAGGCTATGAGCTTATGGACAAAAAGCGCGTTGTCTTAGTTAAAGAAATGATGTCGCTTTTCGACGATGCAAAGGCCATACAGGCAGAGATAGACGATACCTTTGCCGAAGCTTACCGCGCGCTTCAGATAGCGTTCATCTCGCTCGGCGTATCGCATGAGATAGCGCTTTCCGTGCCGGTGGACGACTCGCTGGAGCTAAAATACAGAAGCGTAATGGGTATCGAGATACCTACGCTTAGAAGCACCCAGTCGGCTCCGGGCATATACTACGGCCTTTCATCGAGCAACTCGTTACTTGACGAGGCGTATATGAAGTTTCGTAAGGTAAAGGAGCTCACCTTGAAGCTTGCCGAGATCGAGAACAGCATATACCGCCTTGCGACTAACGTAAAAAAGGTGCAAAAGCGCACAAACGCGCTTTCGAATATCATTATCCCCCGCTATACGCAGGTGATATACGATATTTCAAACGCACTTGAGGAAAAAGAGCGCGAGGAGTTTTCAAGACTGAAGGTAATAAAGAACACCAAGCAGAAATAAGCAAAAAATATGCTTGCGGCGCGTCCCGTGGGACGCGCCGCATTTTTTTGCGACGCCGGGGCGGTTTAGAACGGAGTTCTATGATTCCTTTTCAATATACTTTTCTTTCTTTGCACTCGGTGTCCGCTGTAAGCGGGCTTTTTTAAACCTGCTTGTTTAATGCCGCCTATAACCAACGGGCACCAAAGACTTGGAGCGGCATTAAATAAGCAGGCGGCCTCATTTGTCATCCCGCGCGCCCCCTTTGTCATCCTGAGCGCAGCGAAGGATCTTTCTGCAATAAGATTCTTCGTCGCTTTGCTCCTCGACAATGACACGGGGGGAAGCCCCCCGCGAGGCGTGCCACCCCACACGGCAGGACGCCTCTCCCTACAGGTCACCCAAAGGAGCGAAGCGATGCGGCGATCCGTCTCCCTATCCCAAAAACAAAAGAAACGCCGCGTCTGCGGCGTTTTTACCAATCTCAGCGCGCTGCAGCGGTAAAACGCCCTCGCGCCTATGGACGTAACGCCCTCGGGAACGACTATCGAGGTAAGAGCCGTGCAATTATAGAACGCCTGCAAGCCGATAACGGTCACGTTTGCGGGTATATTTATCGACTCAAGAGAGGTGCAGCCGTAAAACGCGGATGAGTCAATGTCTGTAAGGCCCTCGGGCAGATCAACGGACGCAAGCTCGCTGCAGTACGCAAACGCGCTGTGGCCGATGCTCGTCACCTCTCTGCCGCCTATCTCGTCGGGAATGTCCGCCGACGTCACTGTCGTGTCTGCGCCGGTTATCGTTATCAGGCCGTCAAACACCTGATAGTAAAGATCACCGTTTTCTGCGGGGTACGTCATATCACCGCTCTGAACGTGCGTCGTGCCCGCCAGAGCCGCCGCAGGCAGCATGACCGCGATCATACATATTGCAATCAGCATACATATTAACTTGTTTTTCATATTCTCCCTCTCCTTTTCGGGCGCATAGGTATGTCGGATCATTTATGATACCATTTTACCATATCCCCCCGTTCGCAACAAAAATTCGAAAGGCAGCGGCGCGGCACGCCTCCGCATAAAAAAATCGGGGGCCTTGCGGCTCCCGATTTTTTATGTACAGCCTATATTCTTACTTTAACTTCTCAACGATAGCCTTGGTGTCGAGCGCTATCATGAGCTCCTCGTTGGTGGGAATAACGAGGGTCTTAACGGTAGCGTCAGCGGCGCTTATGTCTATCTCCTGACCGCGGATCTTGTTCTTCTCGGCGTCTATCTTTATACCCAAGAAGTCAAGGCCGGAAACGATCTGCTCTCTGAACGCTGCGGAGTTCTCGCCTACGCCTGCGGTGAATACAACGGCGTCAACGCCGCCCATAGCAGCCGCGAACGAGCCTATGTACTTCTTTACCTGATAGCAGAACTGGTCTATCGTTATCTGTGCGCGCTCGTTGCCTTCCTTTGCGGCAGCCTCAACGTCTCTAAAGTCTGCGCTTACGCCGGAGAGGCCCAAAACGCCCGACTTCTTATTGAGGATATTGCTTATCGCCTTCGTGTCGAGGTTTTCCTTCTCCATAAGATACGGCAGGATCGCCGGATCGAGCGAGCCGCTTCTCGTGCCCATGATAAGGCCCTCGAGCGGGGTGAAGCCCATCGTAGTGTCAACCGACTTGCCGCCGTCTACAGCCGTGATGGACGAGCCGTTTCCTAAGTGGCAGGTGATTATTTTAAGCTCCGAAAGGGGCTTACCGAGCATTGCGCCCACACGCTGGGTAACATACTT includes:
- a CDS encoding V-type ATP synthase subunit A is translated as MSNETSVKIYGINGPVVTVESNDVLKMSEMVYVGNENLIGEVIGIGDDYSIIQVYESTTGIRPGEPVTTTGRSMSLKLGPGIVSNIFDGILRPLLRIKEESGAFIDRGINIDALDHERLFDVTVKVEKGQTVKSGDIFCTCPETPLIEHRCMVPNGIEGEVVEVVPNGQYNVDTEIIKVKTPSGDIVALPMWQEWPIRVPRPFEKRIPIDTPLVTGQRVIDTLFPIAKGGCAAIPGGFGTGKTMTQHQLAKWCDADIIVYVGCGERGNEMTQVLDEFAELIDPKSNEKLTNRTVLIANTSNMPVAAREASIYTGITLGEFYRDMGYHVAIMADSTSRWAEALREISGRLEEMPAEEGYPAYLPSRLAAFYERAGFVHALSGQDGSVSIIGAVSPQGGDFSEPVTQNTQRFTRCFWALDKQLAYARHYPSINWLQSYSEYFTDLAPWFSDKVNEKFAPYRTRLMALLQEESRLMEIVKLIGGDFLPDDQKLIIEIARVIRVGFLQQNAFHASDTYVPLEKQFKMMEVIVYLYNAALELVGMSVPMSVILGSGLFESLIKIKYDVPNDQIELIDGYKTQIDEFVEKTKKEYANILTLNI
- a CDS encoding V-type ATP synthase subunit B — translated: MNIEYLGLSEINGPLIAIDNVKGASFEEMVEIAVEGGENRMGRIVQMYGDKAIVQVFEGTSGLSRKNTRARFTGKPMEMPVSRELLGRVFDGAGRPIDGLGEIFAEKRVDVNGKPINPAARTYPRNYIRSGISTIDALSTIIRGQKLPIFSGAGMPHDQLAVQIVKQAQIMGSGEESSEDFAIVFAAMGVKNDVADYFRRSFEESGVLERVSMFLNLSNDPIVERILTPLCALTAAEYLAFDLGMQILVIMTDMTSYAEALREFSSSKGEIPGRKGYPGYLYSNLATLYERAGIIQGSKGSITQIPILTMPNDDITHPVPDLTGYITEGQIVLDRTLDQSGIYPPISVLPSLSRLMKDGIGKGFTREDHPPLSNQLFSAYAKVMDARSLASVIGADELSENDKKYLEFGRQFEERFVTQGINENRTTEYSLDLGWELLTLLPESELDRIDKELLAKYYKKQNTTQPRSDA
- a CDS encoding V-type ATP synthase subunit D, producing MDMSLFPTKSNLMKAKHSLELAQLGYELMDKKRVVLVKEMMSLFDDAKAIQAEIDDTFAEAYRALQIAFISLGVSHEIALSVPVDDSLELKYRSVMGIEIPTLRSTQSAPGIYYGLSSSNSLLDEAYMKFRKVKELTLKLAEIENSIYRLATNVKKVQKRTNALSNIIIPRYTQVIYDISNALEEKEREEFSRLKVIKNTKQK
- a CDS encoding leucine-rich repeat domain-containing protein, which encodes MKNKLICMLIAICMIAVMLPAAALAGTTHVQSGDMTYPAENGDLYYQVFDGLITITGADTTVTSADIPDEIGGREVTSIGHSAFAYCSELASVDLPEGLTDIDSSAFYGCTSLESINIPANVTVIGLQAFYNCTALTSIVVPEGVTSIGARAFYRCSALRLVKTPQTRRFFCFWDRETDRRIASLLWVTCRERRPAVWGGTPRGGLPPVSLSRSKATKNLIAERSFAALRMTKGARGMTNEAACLFNAAPSLWCPLVIGGIKQAGLKKPAYSGHRVQRKKSILKRNHRTPF
- a CDS encoding acetate kinase, producing MKVLVINAGSSSLKYQLIDMDTEKLMAKGLCERIGIDGKLTHEVIGMEKMKKDVPMKDHKDAINVVLDSLTHEGYAVISSMSDIDAVGHRFVHGAEFFKDSCLIDDEMMKVGEACCEIAPLHNPPNIIGINACKEVLGSIPQVAVFDTAFHSTLPAYAYLYALPYEYFEKYKIRKYGFHGTSHKYVTQRVGAMLGKPLSELKIITCHLGNGSSITAVDGGKSVDTTMGFTPLEGLIMGTRSGSLDPAILPYLMEKENLDTKAISNILNKKSGVLGLSGVSADFRDVEAAAKEGNERAQITIDQFCYQVKKYIGSFAAAMGGVDAVVFTAGVGENSAAFREQIVSGLDFLGIKIDAEKNKIRGQEIDISAADATVKTLVIPTNEELMIALDTKAIVEKLK